The Gammaproteobacteria bacterium region CTCGCGATGATAGGGATGACCCTTGAGAATCGTCCAGGCGCGATACAACTGTTCCACAACGACCACCTTGACCAGGGCATGCGGCAGGGTCATTCTTCCCAGCGAAACCTGGTGCTGGCAGGCATCGATACACTGCTTCGACAATCCTTCCGGGCCACCGATAATCAGGTTCACCCGTGGCCACTCGAACATCCAGTGTTGCAACTGTTGTGACCAGACGTCACTGGACCACGCTGCACCG contains the following coding sequences:
- the rlmH gene encoding 23S rRNA (pseudouridine(1915)-N(3))-methyltransferase RlmH produces the protein MQIQIINVAQKLPAWVDAACDDYLKRVPRELSLKLVTVPLASRKSKQFAARQRQQESTLILDKLSPGSLNIALDEHGAAWSSDVWSQQLQHWMFEWPRVNLIIGGPEGLSKQCIDACQHQVSLGRMTLPHALVKVVVVEQLYRAWTILKGHPYHRE